A single window of Modestobacter italicus DNA harbors:
- a CDS encoding LLM class flavin-dependent oxidoreductase, with protein MTGRTSLRLNNDLPVAEYVDLVVAAEALGFDQVWVSDDLFLRSAPVMVTAAAARTSRIGLGIGIMNPYSVHPAELAMLAATLQEVSGGRFLLGLAAGAEEFLGWAGIPRPLPLTRTREAVRAVRALTRGDRPSDVPGAGEDWTSEAYLRFPLGAPAPVYVGAMSPKMLQMSGAEAEGVLPLLYPPEHFPVARDLVHDGARAAGRDPAEVDVAAAFWVSVDDDGARAERALAEKIAYYGASFSPYLLSRAGLAVEDFADIQAALSAGEPERATDLVTPEMLRLGIAGDADEVVRRCRWLQEQGATHLSFGPPLGPDPVAAVTVLGEQVLPRL; from the coding sequence GTGACCGGGCGGACCAGCCTGCGGCTGAACAACGACCTGCCGGTGGCGGAGTACGTCGACCTCGTCGTCGCCGCCGAGGCCCTGGGCTTCGACCAGGTGTGGGTGTCCGACGACCTCTTCCTGCGCTCGGCACCGGTGATGGTGACCGCCGCGGCGGCGCGGACGTCCCGGATCGGCCTGGGCATCGGGATCATGAACCCGTACTCGGTGCACCCCGCCGAGCTGGCGATGCTCGCCGCCACCCTGCAGGAGGTCTCCGGCGGCCGGTTCCTGCTCGGGCTGGCGGCCGGCGCCGAGGAGTTCCTCGGCTGGGCCGGCATCCCGCGGCCGCTGCCGCTGACCCGCACCCGCGAGGCCGTCCGGGCGGTGCGCGCGCTGACCCGCGGCGACCGGCCCTCCGACGTCCCCGGGGCCGGCGAGGACTGGACGTCCGAGGCGTACCTGCGCTTCCCGCTGGGCGCCCCGGCCCCGGTCTACGTCGGCGCGATGAGCCCCAAGATGCTGCAGATGTCCGGCGCCGAGGCCGAGGGCGTGCTGCCGCTGCTCTACCCGCCCGAGCACTTCCCGGTCGCCCGCGACCTGGTGCACGACGGTGCCCGCGCCGCCGGCCGCGACCCGGCCGAGGTCGACGTCGCCGCCGCGTTCTGGGTGTCGGTCGACGACGACGGCGCCCGGGCGGAGCGGGCCCTGGCGGAGAAGATCGCCTACTACGGCGCCTCGTTCTCCCCCTACCTGCTGTCCCGGGCCGGCCTGGCGGTCGAGGACTTCGCCGACATCCAGGCGGCGCTGTCGGCCGGCGAGCCGGAGCGGGCCACCGACCTGGTCACCCCGGAGATGCTGCGGCTGGGCATCGCCGGGGACGCCGACGAGGTCGTGCGCCGCTGCCGCTGGCTGCAGGAGCAGGGCGCCACGCACCTGTCCTTCGGCCCACCGCTCGGCCCGGACCCGGTCGCCGCGGTCACCGTCCTCGGCGAGCAGGTCCTCCCCCGCCTCTGA
- a CDS encoding DUF3097 domain-containing protein has translation MPPRSPYDDLVHPRTQKKPSPEVEALKDVVVEDPSSGFVGAVVRCEKDVVHLEDRFGKVRAYPLGPGFWVDGRPVVLVRPKQNAPSGPQRSASGSTYVVGARARVAREGRIYVEGKHDAELVEKVWGHDLRIEGVVVEPLHGVDDLPGIVREFRPSAGRRLGVLVDHLVTGSKETRIAAQVTGAHALVVGHPFIDIWQAVKPSVVGITAWPTVPRGEDWKTGVCRRLGWEDDTGYVWAQRILARVSTWTDLEPTLIGRVEELIDFVTTE, from the coding sequence GTGCCTCCTCGTTCGCCGTACGACGACCTGGTCCACCCGCGCACCCAGAAGAAGCCCTCACCCGAGGTCGAGGCGCTCAAGGACGTCGTCGTGGAGGACCCCAGCAGCGGGTTCGTCGGCGCGGTGGTGCGCTGCGAGAAGGACGTCGTCCACCTGGAGGACCGCTTCGGCAAGGTGCGGGCCTACCCGCTCGGCCCCGGTTTCTGGGTCGACGGGCGGCCGGTCGTGCTGGTCCGGCCGAAGCAGAACGCACCGTCGGGCCCGCAGCGCAGCGCGTCGGGCTCGACCTACGTCGTCGGCGCCCGGGCCCGGGTCGCCCGCGAGGGCCGCATCTACGTCGAGGGCAAGCACGACGCCGAGCTGGTGGAGAAGGTCTGGGGCCACGACCTGCGGATCGAGGGCGTCGTGGTCGAGCCGCTGCACGGCGTGGACGACCTGCCGGGGATCGTGCGGGAGTTCCGGCCCTCGGCCGGCCGCCGGCTCGGCGTCCTCGTCGACCACCTGGTCACCGGCTCCAAGGAGACCCGGATCGCCGCTCAGGTGACCGGCGCCCACGCGCTCGTCGTCGGGCACCCGTTCATCGACATCTGGCAGGCGGTCAAGCCCTCCGTCGTCGGCATCACGGCGTGGCCGACGGTGCCGAGGGGCGAGGACTGGAAGACCGGTGTCTGCCGCCGGCTGGGCTGGGAGGACGACACCGGGTACGTCTGGGCGCAGCGGATCCTCGCCCGGGTCAGCACCTGGACCGACCTGGAGCCCACGCTGATCGGCCGGGTCGAGGAGCTCATCGACTTCGTCACCACCGAGTAG
- a CDS encoding aldo/keto reductase, giving the protein MATVPTITLNNGVEIPQLGFGVYQVKPDETAQAVQTALEVGYRHIDTAEMYGNEAGVGEGIRNSGIPREEVFVTSKLNNGFHAHDDALKAFDGTLEALGSDYVDLFLIHWPLPGIDVDFVETWKALEEIYASGRAKSIGVSNFSAHHLRKLHGETEVIPAVNQIEVHPYLAQDELRAFNAQHQIATEAWSPIAQGKVLDDPAILRVAERYGKTASQVTLRWHVQRGDIVFPKSVTRSRVEENFAIFDFELSEDDLREITALDRNERTGPDPDTFNYIPS; this is encoded by the coding sequence ATGGCCACCGTGCCCACGATCACCCTGAACAACGGCGTCGAGATCCCCCAGCTCGGCTTCGGCGTCTACCAGGTCAAGCCGGACGAGACCGCGCAGGCGGTGCAGACCGCCCTCGAGGTCGGCTACCGGCACATCGACACCGCCGAGATGTACGGCAACGAGGCCGGCGTCGGCGAGGGGATCCGGAACTCCGGCATCCCGCGCGAGGAGGTCTTCGTGACCTCCAAGCTCAACAACGGCTTCCACGCCCACGACGACGCGCTCAAGGCCTTCGACGGCACCCTCGAGGCGCTGGGCTCGGACTACGTCGACCTGTTCCTCATCCACTGGCCGCTGCCGGGCATCGACGTCGACTTCGTCGAGACCTGGAAGGCGCTGGAGGAGATCTACGCGTCCGGCCGGGCGAAGTCGATCGGGGTCTCGAACTTCAGCGCCCACCACCTGCGCAAGCTGCACGGCGAGACCGAGGTCATCCCGGCGGTGAACCAGATCGAGGTGCACCCCTACCTGGCCCAGGACGAGCTGCGCGCGTTCAACGCCCAGCACCAGATCGCCACCGAGGCGTGGTCCCCGATCGCCCAGGGCAAGGTGCTCGACGACCCGGCGATCCTGCGGGTGGCCGAGCGCTACGGCAAGACCGCCTCGCAGGTCACCCTGCGCTGGCACGTGCAGCGGGGCGACATCGTGTTCCCGAAGTCGGTCACCCGCAGCCGGGTCGAGGAGAACTTCGCCATCTTCGACTTCGAGCTCTCCGAGGACGACCTGCGCGAGATCACCGCGCTGGACCGCAACGAGCGCACCGGCCCCGACCCGGACACGTTCAACTACATCCCGAGCTGA
- a CDS encoding DinB family protein, translating to MPTAAVPPLPAEDHVCRTCGLDFAALSVEDAAALVAAVPQRARAVVEGRPDADLRRRPDPGTWSAAEYLCHLRDVHVTTTIRLHRARTEELPVVEPMLNDLRARRFRYADCDVPAVLGELAAAVAGVADELRRVGPDGWERQVTRLPGEERTVRWLLRNAAHEGRHHLADVERGLRAARPPAARG from the coding sequence GTGCCCACCGCCGCCGTCCCACCGCTGCCGGCCGAGGACCACGTCTGCCGCACCTGCGGGCTGGACTTCGCGGCGCTGTCCGTCGAGGACGCGGCCGCGCTGGTCGCCGCCGTCCCGCAGCGGGCCCGGGCCGTGGTCGAGGGCCGGCCGGACGCCGACCTGCGCCGCCGCCCCGACCCGGGCACCTGGTCGGCCGCGGAGTACCTCTGCCACCTGCGCGACGTGCACGTCACCACGACCATCCGGCTGCACCGGGCGCGCACCGAGGAGCTGCCGGTGGTCGAGCCGATGCTCAACGACCTGCGGGCCCGGCGGTTCCGCTACGCCGACTGCGACGTCCCGGCGGTGCTCGGCGAGCTGGCCGCGGCGGTCGCCGGCGTCGCCGACGAGCTGCGCCGGGTCGGCCCGGACGGCTGGGAGCGTCAGGTCACCCGGCTGCCCGGCGAGGAGCGCACCGTCCGCTGGCTGCTCCGCAACGCCGCGCACGAGGGCCGGCACCACCTGGCCGACGTCGAGCGCGGGCTCAGAGCTGCGCGGCCACCAGCGGCTCGAGGGTGA
- a CDS encoding DUF2382 domain-containing protein, giving the protein MIGTDTLDRVIGADVYDADGSKIGTASEVFLDDQSGNPEWVTVKTGLFGTKETFVPIREADLTSDGLRVPVSKAQVKDAPKIDTDGHLSPQEEEELYRYYGVGGTGRHTDVQSTTTDTSRTTTNTGMGAGVTDRVGDTTANTTTGYTDTDVNRHGTKGHDTSGPTTDDAMTLSEERVNVGTQQVEAGRARLRKYVVTENVTQTVPVSHEEVRVQREPITDANVGNALDGPAISEEEHEVTLHAERPVVEKEAVPVERVRLDTETVTEQVQVNEQVRKERVDTDDVTTGRDTTRGTTTGDNRSLKDKAKDAISRDDDRR; this is encoded by the coding sequence ATGATCGGCACCGACACCCTCGACCGCGTGATCGGCGCAGACGTCTACGACGCCGACGGCAGCAAGATCGGCACGGCGTCCGAGGTCTTCCTCGACGACCAGTCCGGCAACCCCGAGTGGGTGACCGTGAAGACCGGCCTGTTCGGCACGAAGGAGACCTTTGTGCCCATCCGTGAGGCCGACCTGACCAGCGACGGTCTGCGCGTACCCGTGAGCAAGGCCCAGGTCAAGGACGCACCGAAGATCGACACGGACGGCCACCTCTCCCCGCAGGAGGAGGAGGAGCTGTACCGCTACTACGGCGTGGGCGGCACCGGACGGCACACCGACGTCCAGTCCACCACCACCGACACCTCGCGGACGACCACCAACACCGGCATGGGCGCGGGCGTCACCGACCGGGTCGGCGACACCACGGCGAACACCACCACCGGCTACACCGACACCGACGTGAACCGTCACGGCACCAAGGGCCACGACACCTCCGGCCCCACGACGGACGACGCCATGACGCTCTCCGAGGAGCGCGTCAACGTCGGCACCCAGCAGGTCGAGGCCGGCCGCGCCCGGCTGCGCAAGTACGTCGTGACCGAGAACGTCACCCAGACCGTCCCCGTCTCGCACGAGGAGGTCCGCGTCCAGCGCGAGCCCATCACCGACGCCAACGTCGGCAACGCCCTGGACGGGCCGGCCATCTCCGAGGAGGAGCACGAGGTGACGCTGCACGCCGAGCGTCCCGTCGTGGAGAAGGAGGCCGTGCCGGTCGAGCGCGTGCGCCTGGACACCGAGACCGTCACCGAGCAGGTGCAGGTCAACGAGCAGGTGCGCAAGGAGCGGGTCGACACCGACGACGTCACCACGGGCCGCGACACCACCCGCGGCACCACCACGGGCGACAACCGTAGCCTGAAGGACAAGGCCAAGGACGCGATCAGCCGGGACGACGACCGGCGTTGA
- a CDS encoding tryptophan 2,3-dioxygenase, translating to MTTRRLPGARPEAPAAIRPAAPPPVDAQLRAERAAANAGLPTVEFAEATPYETYVGVRQLQALVRPVTDHPAEPAFLVVTQVMELWFTLLRREWELAQRQLRADDLDGAVASVRRSVHHLRSLDASWGSLLWLTPAEFNGFRDSLGEASGFQSYEYRHVEFLLGLKAESVVRPHRGLPVVHADLQRALAAPSLEDDVLAFLARRGLPVPAAVLARDRTVTHEPDPAVTGLWAEVYRDPRPSNELFALGEALTDVAEVFTTWRQRHVTAVRRAMGAKPGSGGSAGLVWLERSAARVVFPDLWAARTTV from the coding sequence ATGACCACCCGCCGTCTGCCGGGCGCCCGGCCCGAGGCGCCCGCCGCGATCCGTCCCGCCGCCCCGCCCCCGGTGGACGCCCAGCTCCGCGCCGAGCGGGCCGCCGCCAACGCCGGTCTGCCGACCGTCGAGTTCGCCGAGGCCACGCCGTACGAGACCTACGTCGGGGTGCGCCAGCTGCAGGCGCTGGTGCGCCCGGTCACCGACCACCCGGCCGAGCCGGCGTTCCTCGTCGTCACCCAGGTGATGGAGCTGTGGTTCACGCTGCTGCGCCGCGAGTGGGAGCTCGCGCAGCGGCAGCTGCGGGCCGACGACCTGGACGGCGCGGTGGCCTCGGTCCGCCGCTCGGTGCACCACCTGCGGTCGCTGGACGCCAGCTGGGGGTCGCTGCTGTGGCTGACCCCGGCTGAGTTCAACGGCTTCCGGGACTCCCTCGGCGAGGCGTCGGGCTTCCAGTCCTACGAGTACCGGCACGTGGAGTTCCTGCTCGGGCTCAAGGCGGAGTCCGTCGTCCGGCCGCACCGCGGGCTGCCCGTCGTCCACGCCGACCTGCAGCGGGCGCTGGCCGCGCCGTCGCTGGAGGACGACGTGCTGGCGTTCCTGGCCCGGCGCGGCCTGCCGGTGCCGGCCGCCGTCCTGGCGCGGGACCGGACCGTCACCCACGAGCCGGACCCGGCGGTGACCGGGCTGTGGGCCGAGGTCTACCGCGACCCGCGCCCGTCGAACGAGCTGTTCGCGCTGGGGGAGGCGCTCACCGACGTCGCCGAGGTGTTCACCACCTGGCGGCAGCGGCACGTCACCGCCGTCCGCCGGGCGATGGGGGCCAAGCCGGGCAGCGGCGGCTCCGCCGGCCTGGTCTGGCTGGAGCGCAGCGCCGCCCGCGTCGTCTTCCCCGACCTCTGGGCCGCCCGCACCACCGTGTGA
- a CDS encoding peptide chain release factor 3 — translation MSSPSIAAAAAEVLPQAARRRTFAVISHPDAGKSTLTEALALHARVIGSAGAVHGKAGRRGTVSDWMDMEKARGISITSAALQFEYRDAVVNLLDTPGHADFSEDTYRVLTAVDAAVMLIDAAKGLEAQTMKLFAVCRHRGIPVITVVNKWDRPGKDALELMDEVSERTGLVPTPLTWPVGIAGDFRGVLDRRDGSYHRFTRTAGGATIAPEEVLTAAAAEAREGVDWTRAVEEGELLDATEADHDQERFLAGETTPVIFASAVSNFGVGALLDVLVDLAPPPSGRPDADGAVRKLDDPFSAFVFKVQSGMDAAHRDRLAYIRICSGVFERGMVVTHATTGRPFATKYAQHVFGRERESVDVAYPGDVVGLVNANALSVGDTLYVDAKVQFPPLTTFAPEYFAVMRGKDTAKFKQFRRGIGQLDSEGVAQVLRSDRRGDQAPVLAVVGPMQFEVAQHRMESEFGAPVELDRLSYTIAVRTDAASAPAVAAARGVEVLEREDGELLALFMDKWDLRSLQQRSPELTLEPLVAAQL, via the coding sequence ATGAGCAGCCCGTCGATCGCCGCCGCCGCGGCCGAGGTGCTCCCCCAGGCAGCGCGTCGGCGCACCTTCGCCGTCATCAGCCACCCCGACGCGGGCAAGTCCACGCTCACCGAGGCCCTCGCGCTGCACGCCCGGGTGATCGGCTCGGCCGGCGCGGTGCACGGCAAGGCCGGCCGGCGCGGCACGGTGTCGGACTGGATGGACATGGAGAAGGCCCGCGGCATCTCCATCACCTCCGCGGCGCTGCAGTTCGAGTACCGCGACGCGGTGGTGAACCTGCTGGACACCCCGGGGCACGCGGACTTCTCCGAGGACACCTACCGGGTGCTCACCGCCGTCGACGCCGCGGTGATGCTGATCGACGCCGCCAAGGGCCTCGAGGCGCAGACCATGAAGCTGTTCGCGGTCTGCCGGCACCGCGGCATCCCGGTGATCACCGTGGTCAACAAGTGGGACCGGCCGGGCAAGGACGCCCTCGAGCTGATGGACGAGGTGAGCGAGCGCACCGGCCTGGTGCCCACCCCGCTCACCTGGCCGGTCGGCATCGCCGGTGACTTCCGCGGCGTGCTCGACCGCCGCGACGGCAGCTACCACCGGTTCACCCGCACCGCGGGCGGCGCGACGATCGCCCCCGAGGAGGTGCTCACCGCCGCGGCGGCCGAGGCCCGCGAGGGCGTCGACTGGACCCGCGCGGTGGAGGAGGGCGAGCTGCTCGACGCCACCGAGGCCGACCACGACCAGGAGCGCTTCCTGGCCGGGGAGACGACGCCGGTCATCTTCGCCTCGGCGGTGTCCAACTTCGGCGTCGGTGCGCTGCTCGACGTGCTGGTGGACCTCGCGCCCCCGCCGTCCGGCCGGCCGGACGCCGACGGCGCGGTGCGCAAGCTCGACGACCCGTTCAGCGCGTTCGTCTTCAAGGTCCAGTCCGGCATGGACGCCGCGCACCGCGACCGGCTGGCCTACATCCGGATCTGCTCCGGGGTGTTCGAGCGCGGCATGGTCGTCACGCACGCCACCACCGGCCGCCCGTTCGCCACCAAGTACGCCCAGCACGTGTTCGGCCGCGAGCGGGAGAGCGTCGACGTCGCCTACCCCGGTGACGTCGTCGGCCTGGTCAACGCCAACGCGCTGTCGGTCGGCGACACCCTCTACGTCGACGCCAAGGTGCAGTTCCCGCCGCTGACCACCTTCGCCCCGGAGTACTTCGCGGTGATGCGCGGCAAGGACACCGCCAAGTTCAAGCAGTTCCGCCGCGGCATCGGCCAGTTGGACTCCGAGGGCGTGGCCCAGGTGCTGCGCTCGGACCGCCGCGGCGACCAGGCGCCGGTGCTCGCCGTCGTCGGCCCGATGCAGTTCGAGGTCGCCCAGCACCGGATGGAGTCCGAGTTCGGCGCGCCGGTGGAGCTGGACCGGTTGTCGTACACGATCGCCGTCCGCACCGACGCGGCGTCGGCCCCGGCGGTGGCCGCGGCCCGCGGGGTCGAGGTGCTCGAGCGCGAGGACGGCGAGCTGCTGGCGCTGTTCATGGACAAGTGGGACCTGCGCTCGCTGCAGCAGCGCAGCCCCGAGCTCACCCTCGAGCCGCTGGTGGCCGCGCAGCTCTGA
- a CDS encoding MFS transporter — translation MSPRTVLTPYLDLFAVPGTRAFSLTGLVARVPMATVGLGSVLLVEGETGSYALAGAVAGTLSLSFAVGSPQWARAMDRVGQSRVLRGTALLYLVFGLAFVTVVLADAPHWTWFALAALSGVSGANVGSVVRSRWAHALPDAGQRQTAFAFESVADEVVFVMAPPLVTFLAALIAPPVGFLTGLLLGVAGALALSRLEETAPPVTPRVAGEPRTRVRVLTPGLIGIAVTYLAVGTVFGAMDVVVVGFAEAEGHGVAAGVALSAYAGGSLVAGLVYGIARVPGTLVGRFVGTALLFAVAAQSLHLVGSLPALVALAFLAGLTIAPVLVAGMSLVEARVPRAGLTEGLTWTSTGLTVGVTAGSALAGTAVDAWGAESAFAVPALGAAVAGLFAVAAWLVLRRTDVRTEVAAGVTP, via the coding sequence GTGTCACCCCGCACCGTCCTCACCCCGTACCTCGACCTGTTCGCCGTCCCCGGCACCCGGGCGTTCTCCCTCACCGGGCTGGTCGCCCGCGTGCCGATGGCCACCGTCGGCCTCGGCTCGGTGCTGCTCGTGGAGGGCGAGACCGGCAGCTACGCGCTGGCCGGCGCCGTCGCCGGGACCCTCTCCCTCTCCTTCGCGGTCGGCAGCCCGCAGTGGGCCCGGGCGATGGACCGGGTGGGCCAGAGCCGGGTGCTGCGCGGCACCGCGCTGCTCTACCTGGTGTTCGGGCTGGCGTTCGTCACCGTCGTCCTCGCCGACGCCCCGCACTGGACCTGGTTCGCCCTCGCCGCGCTCAGCGGGGTCAGCGGCGCCAACGTGGGCTCGGTGGTCCGCAGCCGGTGGGCGCACGCGCTGCCCGACGCGGGGCAGCGGCAGACGGCGTTCGCGTTCGAGTCGGTCGCCGACGAGGTGGTGTTCGTCATGGCGCCGCCGCTGGTCACCTTCCTGGCCGCCCTGATCGCGCCGCCGGTCGGCTTCCTCACCGGGCTGCTGCTCGGCGTGGCCGGCGCGCTGGCGCTCTCCCGGCTGGAGGAGACCGCGCCGCCGGTGACCCCCCGGGTGGCCGGTGAGCCGCGGACCCGGGTCCGGGTGCTCACCCCCGGGCTGATCGGGATCGCGGTCACCTACCTGGCGGTCGGCACGGTGTTCGGCGCGATGGACGTCGTGGTCGTCGGCTTCGCCGAGGCGGAGGGCCACGGCGTCGCCGCCGGGGTCGCGCTGTCGGCCTACGCCGGCGGCAGCCTGGTGGCCGGCCTGGTCTACGGCATCGCCCGGGTACCGGGCACGCTCGTCGGCCGCTTCGTGGGCACCGCGCTGCTGTTCGCCGTCGCCGCGCAGTCGCTGCACCTGGTCGGCTCGCTGCCGGCCCTGGTCGCCCTCGCGTTCCTGGCCGGGCTGACCATCGCCCCGGTGCTGGTCGCGGGGATGAGCCTGGTGGAGGCGCGGGTGCCGCGCGCCGGCCTGACCGAGGGGCTGACCTGGACCTCGACCGGGCTCACCGTCGGGGTCACCGCCGGCTCCGCGCTGGCCGGGACGGCGGTCGACGCGTGGGGCGCCGAGTCCGCGTTCGCGGTGCCCGCGCTGGGCGCCGCCGTCGCCGGGCTGTTCGCCGTCGCGGCCTGGCTGGTGCTCCGCCGGACCGACGTCCGGACCGAGGTCGCCGCGGGGGTGACGCCGTGA
- a CDS encoding Rid family hydrolase, translating to MTQPQRVTDGTGWEASAGYSRAARAGCCIAVSGTTDTGPDGTAAHPGDTHAQAGAALRRAVAAAEALGAGPDQVLRTRLLLAPGADWEGAARAHAEVLGAVAPANTTLFVAGLIGEGFLVEVELDACTGPAS from the coding sequence GTGACACAGCCGCAGCGAGTCACCGACGGCACCGGGTGGGAGGCGTCGGCCGGTTACAGCCGGGCGGCGCGCGCCGGCTGCTGCATCGCCGTCAGCGGCACCACCGACACCGGCCCGGACGGGACGGCGGCGCACCCCGGCGACACCCACGCCCAGGCCGGTGCGGCGCTGCGCCGGGCCGTCGCCGCGGCCGAGGCCCTCGGGGCCGGCCCCGACCAGGTGCTGCGCACCCGGCTGCTGCTCGCCCCGGGCGCCGACTGGGAGGGCGCCGCGCGGGCGCACGCCGAGGTGCTCGGTGCGGTCGCCCCGGCCAACACCACGCTGTTCGTGGCGGGGCTGATCGGCGAGGGCTTCCTGGTCGAGGTCGAGCTCGACGCGTGCACCGGGCCGGCCTCGTGA
- a CDS encoding NAD(P)/FAD-dependent oxidoreductase — protein sequence MAAPESVVVVGAGIVGATAAWQLARRGVHVDLVESGETGPATAAGAGIVQPWRPAAAGPWAAYSDLAGARWPQLAAELAAESGQDPSYAAVGGLTVSRDVTGLRTAAGALEQARSDRGWTGLGEVQLLAPGQAAERFPVLDPGFAAVWTGGVCRVDGRAFRDAALVAAQRAGAVRRPGRAELVADGRRVRVQVDGEELPGDAVVLAAGAWTTQLCAPLGLHLGLGPMRGQIVHVELPGQDTAPWPTVMTLGEEHGHHYALAFPGGRVVVGATREAGAGFDSRVTVAGQRQVLDAALTLAPGLAEATVLETRVGFRPVTPDGYPLLGAVPGLGGLVLATGLGANGLTYGPLTGVLAADLALGGRPPFDLTPFRPDR from the coding sequence ATGGCCGCACCGGAGAGCGTCGTCGTGGTCGGGGCCGGCATCGTCGGGGCGACGGCGGCCTGGCAGCTCGCCCGCCGCGGCGTGCACGTCGACCTGGTCGAGTCCGGGGAGACCGGCCCCGCGACGGCGGCCGGCGCCGGCATCGTGCAGCCCTGGCGGCCGGCCGCCGCCGGGCCCTGGGCGGCCTACAGCGACCTGGCCGGCGCACGCTGGCCGCAGCTGGCGGCCGAGCTGGCCGCCGAGTCCGGGCAGGACCCGAGCTACGCCGCCGTCGGCGGGCTGACCGTCAGCCGGGACGTCACCGGGTTGCGGACGGCGGCCGGGGCGCTGGAGCAGGCCCGGAGCGATCGCGGCTGGACCGGTCTGGGCGAGGTGCAGCTCCTGGCGCCCGGGCAGGCCGCCGAGCGCTTCCCGGTGCTGGACCCGGGGTTCGCGGCCGTCTGGACCGGCGGCGTGTGCCGGGTCGACGGCCGGGCGTTCCGGGACGCCGCGCTGGTCGCGGCGCAGCGCGCCGGCGCGGTCCGCCGTCCCGGCCGCGCGGAGCTGGTGGCCGATGGGCGCCGGGTGCGGGTGCAGGTCGACGGTGAGGAGCTGCCGGGGGACGCCGTCGTGCTCGCGGCCGGCGCCTGGACGACGCAGCTGTGCGCGCCGCTGGGCCTGCACCTGGGGCTGGGGCCGATGCGCGGGCAGATCGTGCACGTCGAGCTGCCCGGGCAGGACACCGCGCCATGGCCGACGGTGATGACGCTGGGCGAGGAGCACGGCCACCACTACGCGCTGGCCTTCCCCGGGGGCCGCGTCGTGGTGGGCGCCACCCGCGAGGCCGGGGCGGGGTTCGACTCCCGGGTGACGGTCGCCGGTCAGCGCCAGGTGCTCGACGCCGCGCTCACCCTCGCGCCGGGGCTGGCCGAGGCGACGGTGCTGGAGACCCGGGTGGGCTTCCGGCCGGTCACGCCCGACGGGTACCCGCTGCTGGGCGCCGTCCCGGGGCTCGGCGGCCTGGTGCTCGCGACCGGGCTGGGTGCCAACGGCCTCACCTACGGGCCGCTCACCGGCGTCCTCGCCGCCGACCTCGCCCTCGGCGGCCGGCCGCCGTTCGACCTGACCCCCTTCCGCCCGGACCGCTGA
- a CDS encoding GNAT family N-acetyltransferase: MSSTVRPLTTEELPAAWSLGRLAFGGPDEPPPSALREVDGVVRFGAFDDAGRLVGKITELPHEHWWGGRRVVSAGVSGVAVRPESRGGGVARAMLGTLLAHARERGAAVSALYPTVSDVYRSAGWEVAGVLGAVSLDVAGLPRPRDTGAVALRPGDAADLPLVTDLYEQVARTRDGLLTRRGGFFDLQPPDTPLPRGVDAVTLAEVDGELTGALLFGRGRGYGPDARLDVTTLLARDAPTARALVGVLAGWRTVTRTVRVPLLAGDPFSVVLPLERAEHSGQVWMLRPVDVVRAVETRGWPAHVRGRVAFRLDDALALWNAGAWELTVADGAGTLTRAAREPDLALDVRGFGVLYGGAGTGRSVAQAGLVGGTGDPAALDLLASGPQAQLLDYF, from the coding sequence GTGAGCTCCACCGTGCGCCCGCTGACCACCGAGGAGCTGCCGGCCGCCTGGTCGCTGGGCCGGCTGGCCTTCGGCGGGCCCGACGAGCCGCCGCCCTCGGCGCTGCGGGAGGTCGACGGCGTCGTCCGGTTCGGCGCCTTCGACGACGCCGGCCGGCTCGTCGGCAAGATCACCGAGCTGCCGCACGAGCACTGGTGGGGCGGCCGGCGGGTGGTCTCCGCCGGGGTCAGCGGCGTCGCGGTCCGCCCGGAGAGCCGGGGCGGCGGCGTGGCCCGGGCGATGCTGGGCACGCTGCTCGCGCACGCCCGCGAGCGCGGTGCGGCGGTCAGCGCGCTGTACCCGACGGTCTCCGACGTCTACCGGTCCGCCGGCTGGGAGGTGGCCGGGGTGCTCGGCGCCGTCTCGCTGGACGTCGCCGGGCTGCCCCGGCCGCGGGACACCGGCGCGGTGGCGCTGCGCCCGGGGGACGCCGCGGACCTGCCGCTGGTCACCGACCTGTACGAGCAGGTCGCCCGCACCCGCGACGGGCTGCTGACCCGCCGCGGCGGCTTCTTCGACCTGCAGCCGCCGGACACCCCGCTGCCCCGCGGCGTCGACGCCGTCACGCTGGCCGAGGTCGACGGCGAGCTCACCGGTGCGCTGCTGTTCGGCCGGGGCCGCGGCTACGGCCCGGACGCCCGGCTGGACGTGACCACGCTGCTGGCCCGCGACGCACCGACCGCGCGGGCGCTGGTCGGCGTGCTCGCCGGCTGGCGGACGGTCACCCGCACCGTGCGGGTGCCGCTGCTGGCCGGGGACCCGTTCTCGGTGGTCCTGCCGCTGGAGCGGGCCGAGCACTCGGGCCAGGTCTGGATGCTCCGCCCGGTCGACGTCGTCCGGGCGGTGGAGACCCGCGGCTGGCCGGCGCACGTGCGCGGGCGGGTGGCGTTCCGGCTCGACGACGCCCTGGCACTGTGGAACGCCGGCGCCTGGGAGCTCACCGTGGCCGACGGCGCCGGGACGCTCACCCGGGCGGCGCGGGAGCCTGACCTGGCGCTCGACGTCCGCGGCTTCGGTGTCCTCTACGGCGGGGCGGGCACCGGCCGGTCGGTGGCCCAGGCCGGGTTGGTGGGCGGGACCGGCGACCCGGCAGCGCTGGACCTGCTGGCCAGCGGTCCCCAGGCGCAGCTGCTCGACTACTTCTGA